The Vicia villosa cultivar HV-30 ecotype Madison, WI linkage group LG1, Vvil1.0, whole genome shotgun sequence genome includes a region encoding these proteins:
- the LOC131645007 gene encoding uncharacterized protein LOC131645007 isoform X1 codes for MEGNNYFGVAAKNMCLVSDFVMPAKFKTPEFEKYKGNTCLKSHLIMYYRKMAAYTQNDKLLIHFFQDSFSGVSLKWYMGLERSRIHCFQDLTDAFMKQYKYNLDMAPDRRQLQSMSQKEKESFKEYTQRWRELASQVEPPLVEKELTGMFMDTLSPFFWEKMIGSVSSNFTDLVTIGQRLEQGIKNGKVTHVIESSSGARKPYGNFQKRNETNAVLEDRRSRHRPHNGDQSYVAAVAPVRVQAPRHEVANQNQIRNRVDFDPIPMTYTELYPALVHKGLITTRSMPPPRNPLPEGFRSDLYCPFHQGAAGHDLERCFPLKARVQELITSKM; via the coding sequence atggaaggcaataattactttggggttgctgctaagaatatgtgtttggtttctgattttgtcatgcctgcaaaattcaagactcctgaatttgagaaatacaaagggaaCACCTGTCTAAAAagccatttgatcatgtactatcggaaaatggctgcttatacTCAAAATGACAAACTGCTCATCCATTTTTTTCAAGATAGTTTCAGCGGAGTTTcgctaaaatggtatatgggactcgaGAGGAGTCGTATTCATTGTTTCCAAGACctaactgatgctttcatgaagcaatataagtataatttggacatggcacctgatcgccgacaactacaaagcatgtcccagaaagagaaagagtctttcaaggaatacactcaacgctggagagagcttgcttctcaagtagagccacctttagttgaaaaggaactaacaggcatgtttatggatactctctcacctttcttctGGGAGAAGATGATCGGTAGTGTGTCTTccaacttcacagacttggtgaccattggtcagagacttgaacaaggaatcaagaatgggaaagttactcatgttATTGAATCCTCTAGTGGGGCGAGAAagccttatggaaacttccagaaGAGAAATGAGACGAATGCTGTGTTGGAAGACAGAAGATCTCGTCATAGACCTCATAATGGTGATCAATCTTATGTGGCTGCTGTTGCTCCTGTGCGAGTTCAAGCTCCTCGACATGAGGTTGCTAACCAAAATCAGATTCGTAATAGGGTTGACTTTGACCCCATCCCTATGACTTATACTGAATTATATCCTGCATTGGTTCATAAagggttgatcacaacaagatctatgcctcctcctcggaatcctcttccagaaggttttaggtctgatctttattgtcctttccatcaaggggcagcgggccatgatttagaaagatgtttccctttgaaggccagagttcaagagttgATTACATCAAAGATGTAA